A region from the Sebastes umbrosus isolate fSebUmb1 chromosome 18, fSebUmb1.pri, whole genome shotgun sequence genome encodes:
- the katna1 gene encoding katanin p60 ATPase-containing subunit A1, with protein MSLREINENVKLAREYALLGNYSSASVLYHGLLDQIKKYVYTVRDSSFQQRWQQLWQEISEENRQVQDIMSTLENFQLDTTPAKPVTSNLDDWDIRPVQVEQRHSPCPVRRPANPYKDSKPPNNRLSVAVRAQQRHSPRGANGDRSKPSKGKEKKESKEGREAAGKGKDDKNKADVQEKEVKRFDGTGFDKDLVEALERDIISQNPNVKWDNIADLGDAKKLLKEAVVLPMWMPAFFKGIRRPWKGVLMVGPPGTGKTLLAKAVATECRTTFFNVSSSTLTSKYRGESEKLVRLLFEMARFYAPTTIFIDEIDSMCSRRGTSEEHEASRRVKAELLVQMDGVGGASENDDPSKMVMVLAATNFPWDIDEALRRRLEKRIYIPLPSTEGRVELLRINLTELEVAGDVDLDKIAEQMEGYSGADITNVCRDASLMAMRRRIEGLTPEEIRNISRDEMHMPTTMEDFESALKKVSKSVSASDLEKYEKWIEEFGSC; from the exons ATGAGTCTACGAGAGATCAACGAGAACGTGAAGCTGGCCCGAGAATACGCCTTGCTGGGAAACTACAGCTCGGCCAGCGTCCTCTATCATGGACTACTAGACCAAATCAAGAAGTATGTGTACACCGTCAGGGACAGCAGTTTTCAGCAGAGATGGCAGCAG CTGTGGCAAGAAATCAGTGAAGAGAATCGACAAGTTCAGGATATAATGTCGACTCTGGAGAACTTCCAGCTGGACACGACGCCTGCTAAACCAGTAACCAGTAACCTTGATGACTGGGACATAAGGCCCGTGCAAGTGGAACAGAG ACATTCCCCGTGTCCCGTCAGGCGGCCAGCCAACCCCTATAAAGACAGCAAACCTCCCAACAACAGGCTGAGCGTGGCTGTGAGGGCCCAGCAGAGGCACTCGCCTCGCGGGGCCAACGGGGACAGAAGCAAACCATCCAAGggcaaagagaagaaagagtcCAAAGAGGGGAGGGAGGCTGCTGGCAAAGGAAAGGATGACAAG AACAAAGCCGATGTCCAGGAGAAAGAAGTGAAAAGGTTTGACGGGACAGGATTTGATAAAGACCTCGTGGAAGCTCTGGAGAGAGATATCATATCTCAGAATCCAAATGTGAAATG GGACAACATTGCAGACTTGGGAGATGCAAAAAAACTCCTGAAAGAAGCGGTCGTGTTGCCGATGTGGATGCCGGCATTTTTCAAAGGCATACGAAGACCATGGAAG GGAGTGCTTATGGTGGGACCTCCAGGCACGGGGAAAACACTTTTGGCTAAAGCAGTTGCTACCGAGTGCAGAACCACATTCTTCAACGTGTCCTCGTCTACTCTCACCTCCAAGTACAGAGGGGAGTCTGAGAAGCTAGTTCGCCTTCTCTTTGAAATG GCACGTTTTTACGCTCCCACTACGATCTTCATTGACGAAATTGACTCCATGTGCAGCCGCAGAGGGACTTCAGAGGAACACGAGGCCAGCCGGAGAGTCAAGGCAGAGCTACTGGTGCAGATGGATG GTGTCGGTGGAGCATCAGAAAACGATGATCCATCAAAGATGGTGATGGTGCTGGCTGCCACCAATTTCCCGTGGGACATCGATGAGGCTCTGAGGAGACGGCTGGAGAAGAGGATCTACATCCCTCTGCCTTCAA CCGAAGGGCGAGTGGAGCTGCTCCGGATCAACCTGACGGAGCTGGAGGTGGCCGGCGACGTGGACTTGGACAAGATCGCGGAGCAGATGGAGGGTTACTCAGGAGCCGACATCACCAACGTGTGCAG GGACGCCTCTCTGATGGCCATGAGGCGAAGAATCGAGGGCCTCACGCCAGAGGAGATCCGGAACATATCCCGGGACGAGATGCACATGCCCACCACCATGGAGGACTTTGAATCCGCGCTGAAGAAAGTGTCCAAATCTGTGTCTGCATCCGACCTGGAGAAGTATGAAAAGTGGATCGAAGAGTTTGGGTCCTGCTGA
- the ginm1 gene encoding glycoprotein integral membrane protein 1 isoform X1 — METTGLTVAVGVVCLLFASVTCAESSPRQMNTENILINVTAGSLEDTQLQESNNLQINLNISVGEEQVLVNDIPVELSGVTRFNCQALLLDSINGSSAFESGDLVSTVTRVMVSQNRLYSDSEEVVALQVFSEVIEMEGKEVQQPDMCEVKILMSPDFQKLAQFTNIYPIGHSEIFRVPRENDVVVTDPPNPRKDEEQLMSQTTSQYPLKHTETTQEEIAAPGKLPETPLRMDPDLLYEDRYDNDIDLRELSQPDQIQMETPPKEVISSYSAMCQWVEEVRERLRRFSSESLPLFFLVMWVVVIGVVGSAVIVKILDMFFPTCEHKHIFHLNPVTLMPEDEKHTLLESIELEAEEEEEEEEEKKP, encoded by the exons ATGGAAACGACAGGTCTAACTGTAGCGGTCGGTGTCGTATGTCTTCTGTTTGCCTCAGTAACGTGCGCAGAATCGTCGCCGAGGCAAATGAACACG GAGAACATCCTGATTAACGTGACAGCGGGGTCCTTAGAGGATACGCAGCTCCAGGAGTCCAACAACCTGCAG ATCAATCTAAACATCTCGGTGGGCGAGGAGCAGGTGCTGGTCAATGACATCCCGGTAGAGCTGTCAGGGGTCACCAGGTTCAACTGTCAAGCTCTTCTCT TAGACAGCATCAATGGAAGCAGTGCGTTTGAGTCTGGGGACTTGGTGTCCACTGTCACCCGGGTGATGGTGAGTCAGAACCGGCTGTACAGCGACTCGGAGGAGGTGGTGGCTCTGCAGGTGTTCAGTGAAGTGATAGAGATGGAGGGCAAAGAG GTTCAGCAGCCTGACATGTGTGAGGTGAAAATACTGATGAGCCCAGATTTCCAGAAGCTGGCTCAGTTTACCAACATCTACCCCATCGGACACAGCGAGATCTTCAGGGTTCCCAGAGAGAACGACGTGGTCGTCACAGATCCACCGAATCCTAGAAAAG ATGAAGAACAGCTGATGTCCCAGACCACCAGCCAGTACCCCCTGAAGCACACAGAGACCACCCAGGAGGAGATCGCAGCCCCAGGAAAGCTCCCCGAGACTCCGCTTCGCATGGATCCCGACCTGCTGTACGAAGACAGATACGATAATGACATTGATCTCAGAGAGCTGAGCCAGCCGGATCAGATTCAGATGGAAACTCCGCCCAAAGAAGTCATATCATCCTACTCT GCCATGTGTCAGTGGGTGGAGGAAGTGAGGGAGCGTCTGAGGCGCTTCAGCTCCGAGTCGCTGCCTCTGTTCTTCCTGGTCATGTGGGTGGTGGTGATCGGCGTTGTCGGATCGGCGGTCATCGTCAAGATCTTGGACATGTTCTTCCCAACCTGCGAACACAA GCACATTTTCCACCTAAACCCCGTCACTCTGATGCCGGAGGATGAGAAGCACACTCTGCTTGAGAGCATAGAATTagaggcagaagaagaagaagaagaagaagaagagaagaagcctTGA
- the ginm1 gene encoding glycoprotein integral membrane protein 1 isoform X2, translating to METTGLTVAVGVVCLLFASVTCAESSPRQMNTENILINVTAGSLEDTQLQESNNLQINLNISVGEEQVLVNDIPVELSGVTRFNCQALLYSINGSSAFESGDLVSTVTRVMVSQNRLYSDSEEVVALQVFSEVIEMEGKEVQQPDMCEVKILMSPDFQKLAQFTNIYPIGHSEIFRVPRENDVVVTDPPNPRKDEEQLMSQTTSQYPLKHTETTQEEIAAPGKLPETPLRMDPDLLYEDRYDNDIDLRELSQPDQIQMETPPKEVISSYSAMCQWVEEVRERLRRFSSESLPLFFLVMWVVVIGVVGSAVIVKILDMFFPTCEHKHIFHLNPVTLMPEDEKHTLLESIELEAEEEEEEEEEKKP from the exons ATGGAAACGACAGGTCTAACTGTAGCGGTCGGTGTCGTATGTCTTCTGTTTGCCTCAGTAACGTGCGCAGAATCGTCGCCGAGGCAAATGAACACG GAGAACATCCTGATTAACGTGACAGCGGGGTCCTTAGAGGATACGCAGCTCCAGGAGTCCAACAACCTGCAG ATCAATCTAAACATCTCGGTGGGCGAGGAGCAGGTGCTGGTCAATGACATCCCGGTAGAGCTGTCAGGGGTCACCAGGTTCAACTGTCAAGCTCTTCTCT ACAGCATCAATGGAAGCAGTGCGTTTGAGTCTGGGGACTTGGTGTCCACTGTCACCCGGGTGATGGTGAGTCAGAACCGGCTGTACAGCGACTCGGAGGAGGTGGTGGCTCTGCAGGTGTTCAGTGAAGTGATAGAGATGGAGGGCAAAGAG GTTCAGCAGCCTGACATGTGTGAGGTGAAAATACTGATGAGCCCAGATTTCCAGAAGCTGGCTCAGTTTACCAACATCTACCCCATCGGACACAGCGAGATCTTCAGGGTTCCCAGAGAGAACGACGTGGTCGTCACAGATCCACCGAATCCTAGAAAAG ATGAAGAACAGCTGATGTCCCAGACCACCAGCCAGTACCCCCTGAAGCACACAGAGACCACCCAGGAGGAGATCGCAGCCCCAGGAAAGCTCCCCGAGACTCCGCTTCGCATGGATCCCGACCTGCTGTACGAAGACAGATACGATAATGACATTGATCTCAGAGAGCTGAGCCAGCCGGATCAGATTCAGATGGAAACTCCGCCCAAAGAAGTCATATCATCCTACTCT GCCATGTGTCAGTGGGTGGAGGAAGTGAGGGAGCGTCTGAGGCGCTTCAGCTCCGAGTCGCTGCCTCTGTTCTTCCTGGTCATGTGGGTGGTGGTGATCGGCGTTGTCGGATCGGCGGTCATCGTCAAGATCTTGGACATGTTCTTCCCAACCTGCGAACACAA GCACATTTTCCACCTAAACCCCGTCACTCTGATGCCGGAGGATGAGAAGCACACTCTGCTTGAGAGCATAGAATTagaggcagaagaagaagaagaagaagaagaagagaagaagcctTGA